A region of Zeugodacus cucurbitae isolate PBARC_wt_2022May chromosome 5, idZeuCucr1.2, whole genome shotgun sequence DNA encodes the following proteins:
- the LOC105216241 gene encoding uncharacterized protein LOC105216241, giving the protein MLQQEQRQINRGKNMHHLTFPTNYKQTMNNLIKAKNNNTATTLTPVRTTILDSSNPHQEQLTQTANTNINYTNNTMDATAAKPPTTQNVGNYGGSNTTPSTMGVNLRVTGQCSQGGRKYMEDYFSVAYQQSENAKDLEYAFIGIYDGHGGAEAATFAKEHLMMQIISQKAFWSESDHDVLRAIREGYIATHYAMWRDQENWPKTANGLLSTAGTTATIAFIRREKIYIGHVGDSGIVLGYQNEGEKYWRARQLTVDHKPESTEERARIQRSGGKVVVKSGVPRVVWNRPRNAGHRGPIRCNTPVDEVPFLAVARSLGDLWSYNSKRNVFVVSPDPDVQVIKINPKTFRCLIFGTDGLWNVVTPQEAVDTVYERECINERLQAYANADSGNNEWTNPSKGLVERALKTWSSKKMRADNTSVVTVILYPSANDTANTNSVPPNTLSYNSLPKDSCGLEYTEMCAEVPTPESYGISFEEIAEKHAMPEAFRNFDYLLDEEAINATLQMQHEENCERKYCSEDLSYWNNWSWEERQSDCAGDYNHQQVGSLATHSDVSICGKAIASHNIMCNTNGAITGDSDENAVDGVHALAVSDNAESESAVLNYTHYSADASNASSDVSNELGNAAGFMTFAESYNSFLNEHMSHDSTNSSNSNSNCQIISGTNEILQEQQLYQQQCMSEEEGYSLTKLETRREQQRCTTGVQTFKIFQTLDTSGTSYVPQRVAQHESNLQQVVAPTARRNANLQLQTTATSQLTVEETRELEAALTWEPECAPLATTINQLLAYPAEHEKPLELNSLLQQEREEEQQVAYERLEMQRRLAETDVNKVAVGHAERTVKDSKAEVEVEAERATLPADEELEDVLVEEYIEEDADNVEQLLKEESNAVPNKDASVQINEISSSMPSCDSSSSDNEVLVSITAMPTTTSHKTTQVIEKIEKIEILPHKLPTKLERLSNQTLLTQKTPRHTQYKKATAATTAANATSNNKSEKVKVTTYEFTSRPPKACPARTSLKRAQTQFPNIPNENARAASEATSAHELSKRRRYDAYNDFVLGAVSSTSNKTDIDADNTNSNNNCRNRRCNSNASLAHAGSTNCGTIALEKRQLRSNSGIVDYSKRTLRTRNSLTKDLKAKASLTSTMRRVTTQFLHETAVSLMSSNSALAQQRQQQRSANGGANSSLSLNRSGSGTNSSNCSSGSSVGRRSRAEKLLTTSTDNLEAAFSHVINLRSRKVAHFAVAAAAAAAAVNHTQTTRRPKGVVGSSGTLLTTTASTVLRRERHNLRSLSTRNVASPSGLMSANGQRDYAYGKSTTRSGLHATGLCAYTLPSSAAPTPKLLNGAAGVNAAASRSRAHALLMAKQSAGVGAGSASSLCASGVRGGGGGTTTSLTPTSYGKRTTALRSGAVGGGSSASTIMLTRSGGRNGRRLNR; this is encoded by the exons atgttgcaacaagAACAACGCCAAATAAATCGTGGCAAAAATATGCATCATCTAACATTCCCCACAAATTACAAGCAAACAatgaacaatttaattaaagctAAGAACAACAATACTGCTACAACATTAACGCCAGTACGTACAACTATACTTGACTCCAGTAATCCTCATCAGGAGCAACTGACACAAACGgctaatacaaatataaattacacaAATAATACAATGgatgcaacagcagcaaaaccACCCACCACCCAGAATGTTGGCAATTACGGTGGCAGCAACACAACACCTTCTACAATGGGTGTCAATTTACGCGTAACTGGCCAATGCAGCCAAGGTGGACGTAAATATATGGAAGATTACTTCTCGGTCGCCTATCAACAGTCGGAGAATGCCAAGGATCTTGAATATGCATTTATTGGCATTTACGATGGGCATGGTGGCGCCGAGGCAGCTACATTTGCCAAAGAGCATCTAATGATGCAGATTATCAGTCAGAAAGCATTCTGGTCGGAATCAGATCATGATGTCTTACGTGCAATACGCGAAGGATATATCGCCACACACTATGCAATGTGGCGGGATCAAG AGAATTGGCCCAAAACAGCAAATGGCTTGCTGAGCACAGCAGGCACCACCGCCACCATAGCCTTTATCAGACGTGAAAAGATATATATTGGTCATGTTGGTGATTCGGGTATTGTGCTCGGCTATCAGAATGAGGGTGAAAAATATTGGCGTGCACGACAGTTGACGGTTGATCATAAGCCTGAATCGACGGAGGAGCGCGCACGTATACAACGCTCTGGCGGCAAAGTGGTGGTCAAATCGGGTGTACCGCGTGTCGTTTGGAATCGTCCACGTAATG CTGGTCATAGAGGTCCAATACGCTGCAATACACCCGTCGATGAGGTGCCATTTTTGGCTGTAGCGCGTAGTTTAGGTGATTTGTGGAGTTATAATTCCAAACGTAATGTGTTTGTAGTTAGTCCAGATCCAGATGTACAAGTGATCAAAATAAATCCAAAGACTTTTAG ATGCTTAATTTTCGGTACGGATGGTCTGTGGAATGTTGTAACACCACAAGAGGCTGTGGACACCGTCTACGAAAGAGAGTGCATTAATGAGCGCCTACAAGCATATGCAAATGCCGACAGTGGCAATAATGAATGGACAAATCCCAGTAAGGGGTTAGTGGAGCGCGCTTTAAAGACGTGGTCGTCGAAAAAGATGCGCGCTGATAACACTTCTGTAGTAACTGTCATACTGTATCCATCTGCCAATGACACTGCAAATACCAACAGTGTGCCACCCAATACGCTCTCGTACAATAGCTTGCCGAAAGATAGTTGTGGGCTGGAATATACAGAAATGTGTGCTGAAGTACCCACACCGGAGAGTTATGGCATTTCTTTCGAAGAAATTGCCGAGAAACATGCAATGCCTGAAGCGTTCCGCAATTTCGATTATCTGCTAGACGAAGAAGCTataaatgcaacactgcaaaTGCAGCATGAGGAGAATTGTGAGCGTAAATATTGCAGTGAAGATCTCTCCTATTGGAATAACTGGAGTTGGGAGGAGCGTCAATCGGATTGTGCTGGCGATTATAATCATCAACAAGTGGGTAGTTTGGCTACACATAGTGATGTTAGCATTTGTGGCAAGGCCATAGCCAGCCACAACATAATGTGCAATACTAACGGTGCGATAACAGGTGACAGCGATGAGAACGCGGTGGATGGTGTACATGCGCTTGCAGTTAGTGATAATGCTGAAAGTGAATCGGCTGTTTTGAATTATACACATTACAGTGCGGACGCCTCAAATGCATCGAGTGATGTCAGCAATGAGTTGGGCAATGCTGCTGGCTTCATGACATTCGCCGAATCGTACAATTCTTTTTTGAATGAACACATGTCACATGATAGCACCAACAGCTCGAATTCCAATTCGAATTGTCAAATTATTAGCGGTACAAATGAGATATTACAAGAACAACAGTTGTACCAACAGCAATGCATGTCCGAGGAAGAAGGCTATTCGCTAACTAAATTGGAGACACGACGCGAACAACAACGCTGCACCACTGGTGTACAAAcgtttaaaattttccaaacaCTCGACACAAGTGGCACAAGCTATGTGCCACAACGTGTGGCACAACATGAGAGTAATCTGCAGCAAGTGGTTGCGCCAACGGCACGGCGAAATGCAAACTTGCAACTACAAACAACTGCCACATCGCAACTCACAGTTGAGGAAACGCGCGAACTGGAGGCTGCACTCACCTGGGAACCGGAATGTGCGCCACTGGCTACGACAATCAACCAGTTGCTCGCTTATCCAGCTGAACATGAAAAGCCTTTGGAGCTGAATTCGCTGCTACAGCAAGAACGCGAAGAAGAACAGCAAGTTGCCTATGAACGACTCGAAATGCAGCGACGCTTGGCGGAGACAGATGTGAATAAGGTAGCGGTGGGACACGCGGAGCGTACGGTAAAAGACAGTAAAGCAGAAGTGGAAGTGGAAGCGGAGCGCGCCACATTACCTGCTGATGAAGAACTTGAAGACGTGTTGGTCGAGGAGTATATTGAGGAAGATGCCGACAATGTGGAACAACTACTAAAGGAAGAATCAAATGCAGTACCCAATAAAGATGCTAGCGTACAAATCAACGAAATCTCGTCCAGCATGCCGTCATGTGATAGCAGTAGCAGTGATAATGAAGTTTTGGTGTCCATTACCGCTATGCCAACAACTACAAgccacaagacaacacaagttattgagaaaatcgaaaagaTTGAAATACTGCCACATAAATTGCCAACAAAATTGGAGCGTTTGTCCAACCAAACGCTGCTCACGCAGAAAACACCACGCCACACACAGTACAAGAAGGCTACAGCTGCCACAACGGCGGCAAACGCAACTtcaaacaacaaaagtgaaaaggtCAAAGTTACCACGTACGAATTCACCTCACGTCCACCCAAAGCTTGTCCGGCGCGCACCTCGCTTAAGCGCGCACAAACGCAATTCCCCAATATACCAAATGAGAACGCGCGCGCCGCAAGTGAGGCGACATCAGCGCATGAGCTCAGCAAGCGGCGGCGCTATGACGCCTACAATGACTTTGTGTTGGGTGCGGTTAGCAGCACGAGCAATAAAACCGATATTGATGCAGATaacacaaacagcaacaacaactgtcgCAATCGTCGCTGCAACAGTAACGCGTCGCTGGCGCATGCCGGCAGCACCAACTGTGGCACTATCGCCTTGGAAAAACGTCAATTGCGCAGCAACAGTGGCATTGTGGACTACTCCAAGCGCACCTTGCGCACACGCAACTCGCTCACCAAAGATTTGAAAGCAAAAGCATCGCTAACCTCAACAATGCGGCGTGTGACCACACAATTCCTGCATGAGACCGCTGTCAGTCTGATGAGCAGCAATTCAGCGTTAGCCCAGCAGCGACAACAGCAACGCAGCGCTAATGGGGGCGCCAACAGTAGCTTGTCGTTGAACAGAAGCGGCAGCGGCACGAACAGCAGCAATTGCAGCAGCGGCAGTAGCGTTGGACGCAGATCGCGTGCGGAGAAACTATTAACGACGAGCACGGACAATTTGGAGGCTGCCTTCTCACATGTCATCAATTTGCGTTCACGTAAAGTCGCACATTTTGCGGTagccgcagcagcagccgcgGCAGCAGTCAATCACACACAAACGACGCGCCGTCCGAAGGGTGTTGTCGGCAGCAGCGGTACACTGCTAACCACAACGGCGTCCACAGTGCTGCGACGCGAACGCCATAATTTGCGCAGCTTGAGTACGCGCAACGTCGCTAGTCCGTCCGGTCTTATGTCTGCCAATGGGCAACGTGACTATGCCTATGGCAAGTCCACGACGCGCTCCGGTTTGCATGCGACCGGACTGTGCGCGTACACATTGCCGTCCAGTGCAGCGCCGACGCCGAAATTGCTTAATGGCGCAGCGGGAGTGAATGCGGCGGCGTCGCGGTCGCGCGCACATGCGCTGCTCATGGCCAAGCAGTCGGCGGGCGTTGGCGCTGGGTCGGCAAGCAGTTTGTGTGCGAGTGGTGTacgtggtggcggcggcggcacaACAACGTCGCTGACGCCCACCTCGTATGGCAAGCGCACGACGGCGTTGCGTAGTGGCGCAGTGGGCGGCGGCAGCAGCGCGAGCACAATTATGTTGACGCGTAGTGGCGGACGCAATGGTAGAAGACTGAATCGTTAA